A single region of the Dissulfuribacter thermophilus genome encodes:
- a CDS encoding cytochrome b/b6 domain-containing protein, which yields FVLVQLKNISNWQIWPESGAEGFKGLKTSYIDFRHAVQGKYNAGQKIAAFIFIVTISFLAISGYILWFRGDFSPETWDKARFIHVLSFVILIPTLLGHMYFGLHPINRPGLKAMFGNGELDEHVIKSHHPLWYRKLKGIQ from the coding sequence TTTTGTACTTGTGCAACTGAAGAATATTAGCAACTGGCAGATATGGCCTGAATCAGGGGCAGAGGGATTCAAAGGCTTGAAGACCAGCTACATTGACTTTCGTCATGCAGTCCAGGGAAAGTACAATGCCGGACAGAAGATTGCCGCATTCATATTTATAGTAACAATATCGTTCCTTGCGATTTCTGGTTACATCCTTTGGTTCCGTGGGGATTTTTCTCCGGAAACTTGGGATAAGGCCAGGTTTATCCATGTATTGAGCTTTGTGATCCTGATACCTACACTATTGGGTCACATGTATTTTGGGCTCCATCCTATAAATCGGCCTGGTCTAAAGGCCATGTTTGGAAATGGTGAATTGGATGAACATGTGATCAAGTCACATCATCCGCTTTGGTATAGAAAACTGAAAGGCATACAATAA
- a CDS encoding TorD/DmsD family molecular chaperone, producing MTRSHITVTSSEPDKRHPAPAPGRPQGLDAQHYARLGLYRVLSLAYLYPKDLDWEEYLEILPSVLEENTRILAIDVSDEINILARYIRNMDTEQILVEHTALFINNPLKDPVSPYESVYLEGMVMGTSTLQLQELYEQYGLSVSEKHSYLLADHIALELDFMAILIEKSIEKHDTSMTEQRDFFRKHLGRWAQRFFQDVKKNTNIPYFLSLATTAERFLQYEERLLCRQD from the coding sequence ATGACTCGCTCACATATCACTGTAACGTCCTCTGAGCCGGATAAAAGGCATCCGGCTCCGGCTCCAGGTCGGCCCCAAGGCCTGGATGCCCAACACTATGCCAGGCTGGGACTCTACCGGGTCCTCAGCCTGGCATACCTTTACCCTAAAGATTTGGATTGGGAGGAGTATCTTGAGATACTTCCATCGGTATTGGAGGAAAATACCAGGATTCTGGCCATTGATGTCTCTGATGAAATTAATATTCTGGCTAGATATATAAGGAATATGGACACTGAACAGATCCTAGTGGAGCACACTGCTCTCTTCATCAACAATCCCCTCAAAGACCCTGTTTCCCCTTATGAATCAGTTTATTTGGAGGGGATGGTAATGGGTACAAGCACTCTGCAATTACAGGAATTATATGAACAATATGGTCTTTCGGTGAGCGAAAAACATTCCTACTTACTTGCCGACCATATCGCTCTAGAACTTGATTTTATGGCCATACTCATTGAAAAGTCCATTGAAAAACATGACACTTCTATGACTGAACAGAGGGACTTTTTTAGGAAGCATCTCGGCCGATGGGCCCAGAGATTTTTTCAGGATGTTAAGAAAAATACCAATATCCCGTATTTTTTGTCTTTGGCCACTACTGCCGAAAGATTTCTGCAATATGAAGAGAGATTGCTTTGCAGGCAGGATTGA